From Toxorhynchites rutilus septentrionalis strain SRP chromosome 2, ASM2978413v1, whole genome shotgun sequence, a single genomic window includes:
- the LOC129768224 gene encoding WW domain-binding protein 2: MSLNTAHANNGVLIHAGEGILVFCDNVTMEFSGQDGHQFKGTKQGRVYLTTHRMIFNNKKLDDAMQSFSFPFVTLHDVQLEQPVFGANYIKGKVRAQDNGNWSGEAKFKLVFKNGGAIDYGQAMLRAASMAQRNAGAAPPPPYTPPGGGWYAAPPPAYTPNPYNYGWVPSTTVFPDQPAPNTIYMHDSPPPYPGIIATAPANYPPQQGYQQPPNGYPYAPQQSGYPIQNGTPGYGFVNGPGFSGVPNGSPQTSSANSKEAEAAQSAYYDPNRPQTAYVPPQTYYEPPPSYSSLNKKDQ, from the exons ATGTCCCTTAACACGGCTCACGCAAATAACGGGGTGTTAATCCATGCAGGAGAAGG CATCCTTGTCTTTTGCGACAATGTAACAATGGAATTTTCCGGCCAAGATGGCCATCAATTTAAAGGCACCAAACAAGGACGCGTATACCTTACGACACACCGAATGATATTTAACAACAAGAAATTGGACGATGCAATGCAATCGTTTAGTTTTCCGTTCGTCACACTTCACGAT GTTCAGCTTGAGCAACCAGTCTTCGGTGCGAATTATATCAAAGGAAAAGTTCGAGCGCAAGATAATGGTAACTGGTCCGGCGAGGCTAAGTTCAAGTTGGTGTTCAAGAACGGTGGAGCTATCGATTACGGGCAG GCTATGCTGAGGGCAGCATCAATGGCTCAACGGAATGCTGGCGCTGCTCCTCCTCCACCATACACTCCGCCAGGTGGTGGTTGGTATGCTGCACCCCCACCGGCATACACTCCGAATCCGTACAACTACGGCTGGGTTCCATCCACAACGGTGTTTCCCGATCAACCGGCACCCAATACGATCTACATGCACGATAGTCCACCACCGTATCCGGGAATAATCGCAACCGCACCGGCCAACTATCCGCCACAACAAGGCTACCAACAGCCCCCGAATGGATATCCATACGCGCCTCAACAAAGTGGTTATCCGATTCAAAATGGTACTCCTGGGTATGGGTTCGTTAATGGGCCAGGATTTTCTGGAGTTCCCAATGGGTCTCCACAGACATCTTCTGCAA ATTCCAAAGAAGCTGAGGCCGCTCAAAGCGCCTATTACGATCCAAACAGACCACAAACTGCTTACGTACCCCCTCAGACCTATTAT GAACCACCACCAAGCTATAGTTCGTTGAACAAGAAGGAtcagtag